In Merismopedia glauca CCAP 1448/3, the genomic window ATCGCGTTTGAGCCAGTCATCTACGACATCAAACCATCCCCTTTGAGACGGCGCTCTGCCTATGGCTATGGTCATTTCAAAACCTCTTAATTTATGATTTCAGGTTTCGTAAAGTTTCTTTATGATCGAACATATCAAAATTTTCATAATTTGACACGTCTTTCTCAGAAAATTACCAGAGATTTTCTATCTAAATTGTAAATCTTAATGGGTCAAAAGCTTTGCCAGCTATGATAAAACTTCTCTATAAGAGCAAACTTGATAAATTAGGGCAAAAATTTTTTCTTTACTGAATTGGCAGAACTCCACGCTAAAAAACGTAACGATCGCTAAGTTTCTTATGTATAAGAATACAATCTGGCAGATTTTAGCTATGCTCAGGCAAGTTAACCCATCGTCAGTCGATAAAATGGTGATGAGGTCGAGGCAATGGCAGATTTAGAAATAGCAGTCGCCTTAAAGGTTAAAACATTCTAGAAGGTCAGAACTCTTAATAAAACTGACTTCTGTACAAACCTAGCACTGCTACGTCTCTACTTCTGACTTCTGCTATAGTATTTGTCTTTTTGGAAACTAATCGTTATTACTTGGGTCTAGATGGCAACACTCACAGCATCTGCAAACAATCAAATTCTCCGTCAAGAAGTTTTAGGTTCCCGTCGATTGAGTAACTACCTGATGGCTATTGTCGTGGCTATTGGTGGAATTGGATTTCTCTTAGCGGGAATTTCTAGCTACACACATATGAATCTTTTACCAATAGGTTCAGCAACAGACTTGATCTTTTTTCCTCAAGGGTTGGCTATGACTTTTTATGGAGTCGCAGGGGTACTGTTGTGCCTCTATTTGTGGTTGACTATCATCTTGGATGTAGGGGGAGGATATAACGAATTTAATCAAGAAACTGGCAAAATCAAGATTTTCCGGTGGGGCTTTTGGGGTAAAAACCGCCAGGTTGAACTTGTTAATTTAATCAAGGACGTACAAGCGGTTAAAGTCGAAATTAGAGAAGGACTCAATCCCCGTCGCCGGATATATTTGAAGGTCAAAGGGAAAGGAGACATTCCTTTAACTAGGGTCGGACAACCTATGGCTTTGTCAGAACTCGAAAATCAAGGTGCTGAACTCGCTAAGTTTCTCAGCGTCCCTCTAGAAGGTTTATAAACCTAAAAGCGATCGCTTTGCTCTCTACTCGATCTATGTTCCATAGGAGTTAAAGACGCGATCGTAAATTTAGGGGATTTGAACGAACGTAGTCAAAACATCATGAATATATCTCGCTGGCTAATCCTCTCAATGGCAATTTGTAGTTTATACATCGTTGGGTGTGAAGAACAACAGCCAAACAGTTCTACGACAAATAGAACTCAAGTTGAAACTACTTCAACTCCTTTATCAACAACTACAACTCTTAACGCCACTCCTTCTCCTAGTGGTAGTGTGAAAACTCCCACTAGCCCTTCGACTAGTCCAACAATTTCACCAGTTCCCAATACAACAGGTAATTCTAAGTTGAATCAATTTCCAAACTTACCCAGACTTCTGGGCAAAGCTACAGTCGTAATGAAAGTTAACGGCTCACCTATTACTATTGAGTTAGATGGAGATAAAGCTCCAATATCTGTCGGTAACTTTGTAGATCTCGTCAAACGCGGTTTTTATAACGGAGTTTCTTTCCACCGTGTAGTTCGTCAACCAGAACCCTTTGTGGTTCAAGGTGGCGATCCTAATAGTAAAAATCCCAACTATAAAGGACAATTAGGAACTAGTGGTTTTGAAGATCCTGCCACTGGTAAGCCTCGTTACATTCCCTTAGAAATTCAGCCTCAAGGTGCTAAAAGCCCAGTTTATAGCCAAATTTTAACTGAAGCAGGCATTGCTGTACCACCAGAACTGCAACACAAACGAGGTGCTGTAGCTATGGCGCGTTCTGCTTTCCCTGATAGTGCTTCATCTCAGTTCTATTTTGCTCTGGCAGATTTGAGCTTTTTAGATGGTAACTATGCGGTTTTTGGCTATGTTACTAGCGGTATGGATGTGGTTGACAAAATCAAGCAAGGCGATCGCATTGAATCGGCTGAAGTGACTAAGGGATTAGAAAATCTGAAATCTGGTCAATAAATAGCTTTTAGATGAAAGAGATCGCCTAGAAAGGTCGAGATCAATACTCACCTTATTAGCTGATAGCTCTTAGCAACCGAATCTATCAATTTGAGGGTCGGTTGCTTTCTTTTTAACTAATTTTTGCGGTTTTCCAATATCTACTACTGGGTTAGCTAGTTCTACCAGGGTTTCAATGGGGATAGCCCAACTAAAACCGTTAATTGTTTGGTTCAAACGCTGACAAGTTTCAGTGCCATCTTCATATCGGTTGGGTATATCCCATAATGGATAAGCGTGTTTACCATTGACTCCAACTACTTCGGCTTGGGGATTGAATAAAGGACCTCCACTCATACCTTTTTCAATTTGGTTGGTGTATCCAACTTGGTAACCCCCTTCTAATGCTTTGTTTAAGACTAAGGAAACTTTCCCATTGGTAAACTTGAAGTCTGTATTTTCTGCATCTAAGTCATCGCTACCCAACACGAAGCCAGCCGCATAAACTTCTTGTTGTCCTTGAGGAGATTTGCCCAAATTAGCGACTAAATAACTATTTTTAGGACTCCGAAATTGTAACAACGCCAGATCTAGCTGTGCAAACCTTTGATTTACAACTAGCTTAGCTGTATGTATCTGTCCATCTACAGTCTTAATGCGGTAGGGAGGTGTAGCGGCTCTCACTACATGAGCGTTAGTGACAACAGTATACAAGTCTCCTTGTTTTTTAATCAAAAAACCTGTGCCCAAAAACTCGCTATCTTTGATTTCTACGGTAATCTGCCGTGCAATTTTCTGTAAAGAATTTTTGAGTTGAGAATTAGGCGGAGAAATAATAGCATTGGGGGCTGAAGCTGGTAAAGCGACGGCTAAACAGCTAATTCCAGCAACCAATACCCCAGCTATTGCTAGTTTTTGGGTTAAACGCGACCCATTCATAACAGCCTAGTCCCCAAAGCTCCCAAACTAACCTTCATAGTTTTATATAGTATGCCCAAACTTAGGCAAGTAAAACCTTGTTAGTTGGGAGAAAGATCGATTAATGGAGTAAAAGACTTCAGTTTTACTCTACAGGTGAGACATCTTCTTCAGAAGTTGTAGCATTTTCCAGGAAGGTATCGACACTGACAGATAGGGCGCAATCTTCCTCGCAGCTACTTTCGTAAATTACAGCACCAGCAGCTAATCCGTTGCGATCAAGCAATCTCCGAGCCACTAAATTAGCATTACTGCCGCGATTCAACGTAAATAACAAAGTCCTGTCACTACAAGGAGAATCTTGAGTTCTAGCTGCACAAACTACCGGATAGCCTCTGATAAACCCAGTTTTGATGGTTCTGAGATTGCCGTTATCGTAGTTTCTTTGAAAGCGACGAGAAACTTCAACACAACGCTGGAGAGG contains:
- a CDS encoding S1 family peptidase, with translation MNGSRLTQKLAIAGVLVAGISCLAVALPASAPNAIISPPNSQLKNSLQKIARQITVEIKDSEFLGTGFLIKKQGDLYTVVTNAHVVRAATPPYRIKTVDGQIHTAKLVVNQRFAQLDLALLQFRSPKNSYLVANLGKSPQGQQEVYAAGFVLGSDDLDAENTDFKFTNGKVSLVLNKALEGGYQVGYTNQIEKGMSGGPLFNPQAEVVGVNGKHAYPLWDIPNRYEDGTETCQRLNQTINGFSWAIPIETLVELANPVVDIGKPQKLVKKKATDPQIDRFGC
- a CDS encoding photosystem I assembly protein Ycf4, which gives rise to MATLTASANNQILRQEVLGSRRLSNYLMAIVVAIGGIGFLLAGISSYTHMNLLPIGSATDLIFFPQGLAMTFYGVAGVLLCLYLWLTIILDVGGGYNEFNQETGKIKIFRWGFWGKNRQVELVNLIKDVQAVKVEIREGLNPRRRIYLKVKGKGDIPLTRVGQPMALSELENQGAELAKFLSVPLEGL
- a CDS encoding peptidylprolyl isomerase, yielding MNISRWLILSMAICSLYIVGCEEQQPNSSTTNRTQVETTSTPLSTTTTLNATPSPSGSVKTPTSPSTSPTISPVPNTTGNSKLNQFPNLPRLLGKATVVMKVNGSPITIELDGDKAPISVGNFVDLVKRGFYNGVSFHRVVRQPEPFVVQGGDPNSKNPNYKGQLGTSGFEDPATGKPRYIPLEIQPQGAKSPVYSQILTEAGIAVPPELQHKRGAVAMARSAFPDSASSQFYFALADLSFLDGNYAVFGYVTSGMDVVDKIKQGDRIESAEVTKGLENLKSGQ
- a CDS encoding COP23 domain-containing protein — protein: MNKLRSLTSIVTGLAIAFGSAAISPSASLAGNATFFCAVSRGTPATYARTARGNVKIISWASNVFGSTYSPLQRCVEVSRRFQRNYDNGNLRTIKTGFIRGYPVVCAARTQDSPCSDRTLLFTLNRGSNANLVARRLLDRNGLAAGAVIYESSCEEDCALSVSVDTFLENATTSEEDVSPVE